The genomic segment CTATAATCTTCAAGAgttctcttttaaaaaatgtcGGAGAAAACCAGAATGTGATATTAAACTTGGTGAATAGGCAAAGTATGAAATTGTGAATAATTCTAAAACACTATTCACAACTTTTTTGTGACAGGTATTGAGTTTTGgtatgttttataaatgttaactttattttctttataaaatattaaaggaaATTGTAAGAGAATAAGCCATTATCATGAAACACATACGCATGGGACAAAGTTTCGCTGTTGAGAAATTGATTCTCCctaagttttcattttatgaatgaaaaaaCGTGTTCTATTGTAAATTTCGGAGTGAAAACTTAGATTCGGAAGGGGAATGTCAGGATGTGTAAGTTACCTAGCATCAATGCAAGCTTCCGAGTCGAAACTCTATTTTTCCTGCATAATTTAAAGCAAAGCAATTGTTCCGATCAGATGACAAAGAAGTGAAGTGAACCTAGTTATATGCGATCACTAGATGATAAAGcaaaattttctataatattacAGTCAAGCAGAGTAAACGGGGAAGTAATAAAGtagaaaataattacataattttaacTCTTGTGTTGATGAGAAAAAACATAAAGAGTTAACTTGATTTTTAGCAGTTGGGAAATAAAAAAGCGTGAAAATTGTAGAAATATGGTTATGTATGTAAATATTAATGAAGAAATTTTGTTGAGACATGAGTATTACCTCATGGCGCAATATAATTTTGCGTTGCTGTCTATTCGGCAATTGCCCCCACTTCCCTGACACCGCCAACAGTCATTTGAAAACTGGAATTGAAAGGTAATTTGAGGAGTTAAAAATCCAAATGGGCCTATGAAGAACTGGGAATCTTGTCTGACGGGAAGTTGAACCATTGAACATGAGGAGGTTAAAGAGCGAAGGTTGTCCTGATCAGAGGATGAAGGGGCAAAGTAAAAATCAAAGGAAGGACATAGAGTATAGTTGACGAAATCTTTTGAAATGTTGCGGTTTTTCTGGCGGCTGCAATTGAAGGCGGTTATATTGTTTTTCAGGTAAAAAGAACCGAAAGGGGAGGACGGAGGGACGGTGATATTATAGCTCAAGGCACTACAATTAGAACTTTCAAGAAGATTGACGAAGTCCTTATCTTTAATGGTAACTTCAGTCTTCCGTCTCCAACCAACAATGTTTGTAACTTGTAAAAGTTTTCCACCATTGGTCAACTGGACTTGCTTCAGTGCTGTCTTGTTAGGATTATTACAGCCTTGGATTGCCAAAGCACCACAATTGGGGTATTCAAAGGTGGTGAAGGGAAAGGAAAACCTTCCCAAACTTCCACAATCAAAtgagtccggacagtcagaacTGTGCCCATTTGCATTTCCGGCTGCGAGAAGCAACACTGTCAGATGACAAAACAAAAGTATTACATAAACATCATACATTTTCGTATGATACAATAGAAGCACCACAACCATGGAATGCCTCTATATATTTGTATCTCGCTTATAAACCAACTCATACGCCAGTTGACTGCGAATATCAATGTACATTGGGAGCAAGAATTTAGGTGATTTGTGATTGGTTTATGGCTATTTAATCTCCGTGTTACCGTGTTGATATGTGGATTTAATATTAAATGCGTAAAGTCCTAAAGatcataaaaatatgataaattctTATAATACTCACGTCCACCCTGACGAACTCGGTTGCTCAGACTCTTGACCAGGTACAAGTGTTTAACACTTTGTTTCTTGGAATTTGACTTTCCAAAGATAGCTAGCTATCTGACAATAAATACCCGCCGCGGTGTGAAACTCGAATCGTACTCTTTGGTACAGATGCACTCAACCAATTAGTCGAAGATCTGTCACCACatacgcaaaaaaaaaaaatactaattttttttcaaattctgacaaaataataaaaaaagggtGATACCTTTACAACCCTCTacattttttctaataaaatttattaagaagtTAAAGAGTGTGCAATAtgtgttatttaaataatattagtaatatatatacttgaatatataagatttaattaaacttttagtttttctttaatttttttatttttaatttaatttatattaattttttaatttattacatgcttatataatttttaattttttgttcttgTGATTGTTATTTTATTCTACTATTTTTGTGagtgatttttaatatttttattaaaaaacatgtaaaatatcTAGGATGATTCTATTAACAATGATGACAAAAACAATTCCTTAGTcgttataaataattaaaaaaatattattaattttaagtagtgaataaaaaacaattaatagtcTAActgtttctcttttattttttttttattttcttgaccaGATCTTTAACACTTTAAACTTTATTGTCGGTTTCGCAAAGAATAAAACCATTGGCTAATATAGTCAGCATTTTCGTCTCCGCTCAAAAATTGAGTTTGAAAAGCACACCTCAAAAAATCAACCAACCACCCAAGAATCAAACGAAAAAGTTATTCGTGCGTGTAACTAAGTTGTCCCAGACTAAAATGTGAGTGGTCGGTTGACCAATAAACGTGATTTAGATGATAATTTCAATAATCATCaagaaaaaattgttcaaaatttagaaagtttgtaatttaaaattaaaatgagatAAAGTAGCTCcaatattttatctttactCAGAATTCAACTTTACGAtataattatacttatatacgttctaataaaattagtataagtcagattttaatttttttttctaagattaTTTCTTAAATGAGTGAATTTTGATTTGATTCTCGATAAAAAGAACTTGAAATATTTATCACATCAAAATCTCAAACCACTCTGAATTAAAATTACGCTTTTAGTTTCTAAACTTTgcgtaaatttattttagaccCTATTTCAATGTTAACCCATCTTAGCGTctattttttactttgttaaaattatgttttatgtgTGTCTTTAAttcctgatttttttttataaattttgttttaacttcTTTAATGAATTGAGtttctttgtaaaatttatccatttactttaaaattgaGTTTCCTTTAAGGATGATGATAAACGAATACTTTCATTTTACTTTACATATcacaaaactaataaatttatatatattttattttaaaatataaattaattaaaaaaggttaaataagaaaataaaaatattattttacaattttcctttaaaattCTGGCAATATTGAAACCTAGTGGCCTTACTATACTACTACCATCCCTAACTAGTGGACAAAATGTTTGTGCTGGAGATATTCAAAGAATAGGTTCATTTGTTTGAGAAGAGGGGCTGGGATTTCCAAGAGTTCAAAAGTTAGGGATTCTCTAATTTTGTTGATTCAAGTTTTGAATACATTCAATGCTTTGTAATTTTTGCTTATTAtggtttatataaattattatgggtggttgatttttgttttaagtggTGTCTAAGTCAATTGTTGATTTTGATCACAGTACTACATTTCAgttatttctaaaaaatttctattttttttcatgaagaCGTTATTGTCAAAATTATCTACTCAAACTAATaatggaaaaaataattaagggactaaataaataagaaatcgTTAGGAACTACACTTagtttcataaaaattaaaaaaaaaaattggtcaagaaacattaaaaagtttataaataatttcgTAAATAAATCAGACGGAATGATTGCTACATTATCACTTAACAATGTATTAACATAACATTTTGTAATGATAAGAGATAGAAACGGCTGGCCGGAATACTTATATCCaatctttatttgttcttttaatactttaaatattaattaatttttttttataaaaaataacaattataaaaaaatagaaaagtaacttttatttaaattagtaaaatgatgtcaattgttttttaatattattccTTGAGTCTGCAAGATCCCAGCAcaagtgtttctctttttcctaCATGTCGCACTCACCAATCCCAGCTTGAATTTTCTGCAGTGCTTCCACAACTTCATCCATGGAAGGTCTTAATTGCCTGTCTCCTTGTACACACAGGAAGGCCAATTCCGCCACTGAACTCACCATCCTTCTCACCTCTTCATTTGACTCAAAGCCAAGCGATTGGCACACCAACTCACTGAGTTTCCCATTTTGAATCTTCTTTATGGCAAGACTCACCAAGTTTATCTCATCACTTTCCCTGCCGGCATCGATCGCAGGCAACGACGATATCAGCTCAGCAACCACAACCCCAAAGCTAAATACATCACTCTTGTCCGTCAGCTGGTAGTGCTGGAAATACTCAGGGTCAAGGTACCCCGGAGTCCCCTGCGGACCGGTTGACACGTGGCTTGCATCGGTCGGAAGCAACCTCGAAAGTCCAAAATCGGCCACCTTAAccaaaaaatttgtgtcaagtAGAATGTTGCTGCTTTTCACGTCACGGTGAATGATGTCGGAAGCGTGGAGATAAGCCAAGGCAGTGGCGGTCTCCACCGCAATTTGCATCCGAATTGGCCACGTCAGCAACTTCTCCCTTCTGTTGAGGTGGTAAGCAAGAGTGCCGTTTGGGACGTATTCGTACACAAGCAGTAACTCACGGCTGTGACGCGAAGTGCAACCGTAGAGGGAGACGAGGTTCCTGTGTCGCAAGTGAGTGAGAATCTCAATTTCGTTCATAAATTGTTGCACTCTCCTGTAGTTGTGCTCGAACAACAATTTCACTGCAACTTCCCGTCCATCTTCGAGCTTAcctgcatttttattttttggttttaatttaacAAGTGAATCAAATCTCGtatattaactattttatatgATACCAACCATAATAAACGCTTCCAAATCCTCCCTCCCCTAGCTTTCTGTTGCGGTCAAAATTGTTTGTTGCTTCTTGAAGCTCCTTATAAGAGAAGACGGGTACTCCAAAGAAGATCCTATCTGTCATTATGTCGAGATTATCGTGAGGATCGGCTCCATTTCTTGATCGGAACAGAGCCAGTGCACCACCATATTTACAGCGCCGTAATGTGAGGATCAACACCAATGTTATTACATTGCACAGTCCAGCACCTATACCTGCCATTGTTGCATACATTTCCAATTATTAAGCTTACATGCATAAGAGTATCATAGAAGGATATGTCATCTCAATGAAAAAAGTTGTTCAGCAAATTATTTTGGAAGCCAATTCCTTTAAATACAGTAAATTGTTTTTTAGCAAAGAAATTGGAGAACAAAGAGggttaaatattataaaaagaaaaaaaatgacactTTATGCAATGCAAGAGCCACTCTGGGGTATTAGACCATGTTTATTACCTATTATTAATCCTAGCTTCCAAGCTGGACTTTTATCCTCCCTGCATAATAGGAAAGATCGATCACATACTTAAAGATATATGAATTTGCTAAATATTAGAAATACCTTGGGGCGCAATGAACTTTTCGTTGGTTGTCGAGGTGACAAAGGCTTATGGCACCCAAACACTGCATGCACTCATCTGACGGATGGAACTGCAAGGGAATGTCAGCAGTTAAGAATGCAAAGGGATTTGCAGAGACTGCATAGCCATTGACGGGAAGCTGAACCATTGAACAGGAGGAAGCTAGAGAGTTGTGAGACACGTCATCAGAGTGTGGAGGCCCCATGAAGATGTCATAGTCACAGGTTGTATTTTTGAGGAATGTTCTGGGGGTCTTAACTTGGCGAGTGCGGTTACACTTGAAAATGGTTATGTTGTTGTTGACAGTGAAGTAACCTAAGGGAGAGCTAGGAGGGAGTGGAATATTGTGGTTGAATGTCTCACAACTATCGGATTGCAGGAGATGATTGAGATGATCATCAACGAAGTAGAGAATAGTAATACTCAATTGCATCTCAAAATTTCTAACCCTAATCCACCTTGATCCGATCTTTACCGTTACCCCTTGCCCTGAGTTTGGGTTGTGATCATCACAACCATGGATTGGCCATATGCCACAATCTTGGCGTTGTAGCGTGGTGAAAGGATAACCGAATTTCCCATGGTTTCCACAATCAAACCAGAATGGGCAATCATCCTTGTGCCCATTTCCATTCCCAACCCACAGAAGGAAAACCATAATGAACATGTAAACAGGAAACATCCTCAGATGATGGTAAAGAAATGGTTGTGATTGAACCCAGAAATGATAAACTCAATAATTTATAACCCATTCCTCGCCGCAAGTGTGTCACACGATTGACAACTTGTTTCATATCTGCTGTTGACTCGAAAAACGAGTAAAGAAGCAGGGCCTGGTCCCCAACTTCCAAAGCTGAAACACAACACATGTCCCTTTTGAATCTTTGAGTAAACAGTTTGTTTGGCGGTCTCCTTAAAACTAAGTTCATTTAACACtctcttttaataattaatatataataatatatattataaatttaaattaaaatttaattaaaatattattattttttaatgtcaGATGAATATAGttttatcttaaataaatttagttgtCTTTCGCTGTGTTAAAATATCTTTACCCCGTCATCGAAAGATCGTTACTCTATTGATCCTGATATTTGACACTGGATTTTGATTATACTTTcgattaatattattattttaatttaaaattttaatttctttattaattataatatattattaataaaagaaagagtaaaagagaaaagtatCCGAACACCATATTTCTCTTTTAGTTTACACGTACCTACCACTAACAAAAgaacatctttattttaaaaataaaataagtcagaataaattaattagaagaataaaaatattagtttttttaagacTTAATAATGGTTCCAATTTTTATCATGTTTGTTTGAAATGGTCCtagtttaatttagtttttttttgcaAACGgtgtttaaatcgttaacgatcCACTAAATGAGATGACATTTAGAAGCTGCCACGTCACCATTTGGGTATTGCACAACTGGACAGTTAGCCGTTAACAATTTAAACGCCGTCTGCAAAAacgactaaattgaacataaattacatcCTTTAAAACAACattgaacaataaaaaaaactatgatcATTTCGAACAAAATAGGGACCATTAGTGTTAagcctttttttaattttagaaaaaatattattttccttttattttttgggCAACATGGTTCTAAATATGAATGACAACAGGTCGAGTTTGGCACGGATAGTGTCTACCTGCAACCCGACCCGACAAAAAAATCAACCCGTAACCTGGACGGATATCCTCTTAAAAAATATCCgcagatattttaaaactcgcaaatatttaaaaaatatattttttataaattattaaaataaaattacaaaaaaaatgtataaaatataatataaataaaataaaacataaattaaaatttagtattaattaaatttaaccttataaaatataaattaatattaattttaattaaatttaacttaataatatataaattaaatttttattttgactttttaCGAGTAACATATATTCACAAATACAAATAGTATAATATACACACCCGACTTGTTTATAAACGAGTATTAAAATACTCGTTATCCACGATACGCAAATAGTAAATAATCGGATACCGGCATATTATTTTGCCGTTGTAAACTAGCACTACTTGCATATACTCCATAACCAGTTGAGCCTGCATAATGGGACTAGATTTACAATTGTGACCATAATTTGAAACCATTAACCACAAACATGATTCCCATAACTCTCTAGTATAAGATGTTGAGAGTTAGTATTAATAGTCCCTtctgtttatttaattttgttgattCAGATATATAATACACccaattttagaaaataatcaGTCTCTATGGCCGCTTCATTTCGGGTAGATATGGGAAACAGCTCTATTCCAAATGATTCAGACAGTAATAGTTCACGGCTGTGACGAGAAGTGCAGAGACAGTAGAAGCTATTAAATTACAaacaagttttatattattaagttaattaaaaaatttaactgaTGATATATAGTTAGTTATAAAAGTTCTATATTTagtgagaaaggaagaaagttACAAAGTGCAAGATTTATTGACCACTAACATTAGGACTGGTAGAGCGACAGTTCCATTTATCTGTCACGGCCCTTGGCGAAGGTGGCAACTTCATATTCATCAACAATTTCACTTCATCGTGATCTActgaagatggtgatgatggCT from the Vigna angularis cultivar LongXiaoDou No.4 chromosome 3, ASM1680809v1, whole genome shotgun sequence genome contains:
- the LOC108324802 gene encoding LEAF RUST 10 DISEASE-RESISTANCE LOCUS RECEPTOR-LIKE PROTEIN KINASE-like 1.1 is translated as MFPVYMFIMVFLLWVGNGNGHKDDCPFWFDCGNHGKFGYPFTTLQRQDCGIWPIHGCDDHNPNSGQGVTVKIGSRWIRVRNFEMQLSITILYFVDDHLNHLLQSDSCETFNHNIPLPPSSPLGYFTVNNNITIFKCNRTRQVKTPRTFLKNTTCDYDIFMGPPHSDDVSHNSLASSCSMVQLPVNGYAVSANPFAFLTADIPLQFHPSDECMQCLGAISLCHLDNQRKVHCAPREDKSPAWKLGLIIGIGAGLCNVITLVLILTLRRCKYGGALALFRSRNGADPHDNLDIMTDRIFFGVPVFSYKELQEATNNFDRNRKLGEGGFGSVYYGKLEDGREVAVKLLFEHNYRRVQQFMNEIEILTHLRHRNLVSLYGCTSRHSRELLLVYEYVPNGTLAYHLNRREKLLTWPIRMQIAVETATALAYLHASDIIHRDVKSSNILLDTNFLVKVADFGLSRLLPTDASHVSTGPQGTPGYLDPEYFQHYQLTDKSDVFSFGVVVAELISSLPAIDAGRESDEINLVSLAIKKIQNGKLSELVCQSLGFESNEEVRRMVSSVAELAFLCVQGDRQLRPSMDEVVEALQKIQAGIGECDM